The window TCCCTGGGAATGATCCACTTCGAGGCGCCGCTGTCGCCGCTCTGGTCGGCGCCGCCCAGACAGGGCGTGGGGATGCGGTTGTCGCCGTTGTCCTTGCATACGGCAACGTAGATGCCCTTGGTGTCGTCGTAGCCGTCGCCGGTGACCCGGAGGGTCTCGCCGTCCGGGTCGAGGTTCGCGGAGGCGGAGACGGTGAGTTTCTGGCCGTCCTTGCCGAACGCCGTCCTCGGGGTGTCGGCGGCCTGCGCGGACGAGCCGGCGGCGGAGGCGGCCACCAGCGCGGCGGCGCCGACGAACGCCGCCGGGCGTCTGAGATGCATCGGAGTTCCTCACTTGTCGGGTGCGCCCGGTCGGGCCGGGGGCCGGGCCCCCGGGTGGGGAGGGCCCGGCCTGCCGGGGGGCCTACTGGAAGGTGATCGGGATGTGCACGTCGTACTTGCGGTCGCCGCTGTCGAAGTGGTCGGCACGGGTGACGACGGCGCAGGTGACGTCCTCGCCGCAGACCTGGCCGTTGTCGAGGGTGGCCTTGACGTAGATGTTCACGCTGAAGGTGCCGCCGGTGCCGAACTTGGAGCTGTTGGCGAACATGCCGCCGAAGGTGTTGTTGACCCAGTGCGAGGCGCCGGTCGAGCCGTCCTCGTCCTGACCGCCCAGACACGGGGTGGGCTTGGCCGCGCCCGGGGCGCCGGTGACCGCGCACAGGCCGACGTAGATGCCCTGGCCGGTGTTGTAGCCCGAGCCCGAGACGGTGATGACCTGGCCCGTGGCGGCGGCCGTGTTCGGCGACGTCAGCGACAGGTTGTAGGTCGTGGAGCCGTCGATGACCGTGCGGGTCGAGGTGGCGGCAGAGGCCGAGGTCGCCAGGCCCAGGGTGAGGGCGGCGGAGGCGGCGACGGCGAGGCCCGCGCGGGCGGCGGTACGAACGACTCTCATCGAGAACCCTTCTTGGAGAGCGAGAAGTTACTTAGGTAAGGCAAACCTAAGTGAGAACTCCGGCTGTTTGTCAACATCAGGTGAAGGGCTTCAATCGCCCCTGAAACAACGGCACTTGGGCATACCGAGGGAGCGGACCGCATGGCCCGCTCCTCGATGGAAACGCCCTACGGTTTCCGCACACCGAAGCCCGCGGTGGCGTGGCGCTCGCCGGAGACGCTGTACAGCTCCACGGTGTGCTCGCCCTCGACCGCGGTCACGTACACCGGGAACTTGAGCGAGGCGCGGCCCTGTTCATCGGCGGTCACCTGGTACCGGGTGTCCTGGTCGATCGCGACGAGGATCACTTCGCCGGGCTGGAAGCCCTCGCCGGTGGCGGTCTGTTCGGAGCCCGCGGGGAGCTCGGGGCTCGTCACGGAGGCTTTTGGGGGCGCGACGGTCGCTGATTGTGTCTTCTGTGGCGCCGGAGTGGTCGCCGACGGCGTCGGTTCCGGCGTCTCGGTCGTCTCGGTGACTCCGGTCCCCACGGTCACATCGAGTCGCCCCAGTCCGTCGCCGGAGGCGAACTCCCGCCCGCTCCACTGCGAGAGCAGCGCCGCGCCCTCGTCGGTGAGCGTGGCCTCCAGGCCGGTCCAGGTCAGCCCGCCCGAGCGTACGACGGTCTCGCCCGGTTTCACTTCCGCCAGGGTGAGTTCGCGCGCCTGTCCGTCCACGGCCGTACGGGTGTGCAGCGCGCCCGAGTCGCCGTCCAGCCGCAGCCGCAGGCCGGCCAGGGTCAGCGGCGGCACGGTGTCGGTGCTCGGGACGAGTTGCGTCGTACCGCCCAATTCGATGTCCGCATCGCCGGTTTCGGGATCGGCGGAGCCGCTCGTGGCCTGGAACCAGGCCGGCCGCGCCGAACCCCCGAGCGTGAGCTCGCCACCGTCCAGTGTCCAGCTCGCATAGCCGCCGGACACCTGCGTCTCCTGTGCTTGCGCGGTGCCCTGGCCCAGCAGGGCGAGCAGCGCGCCGCCCGCCACCACGGCGGCGCCGGGTCTCTTCGCCATCTTCAAGTCTCCTCGGGATTACGAGAATGAGTGGGCGTCAGCCAGCGCTCGCCCGGCGCCGACGCGCCCAGAGCCAGGTCCAGGCCCCGGCACCGACCAGCGCCGCCGCGGTGAGCCCGACGGGGAGGGCGACGGAACCGGTGCTGGCCAGCGGGCCCTTGGGCTCCTCGTCGCTCGTGCCGGAGCCGCCGTTCGTGCTCGCGGGGGCGGAAGCCGCCGGAGTGGGCGAGGCGTCGGCGGTACCCCCACCGGTGCTCCCGCTCGCGCCCCCGAAGGACGCCGGGATCCGCACCGTCTGGCTCTGATCCCCGCCCCGCGTATGGTCGTTGCGGGTGATCACGGCACACTTCACGCCGGACTTGGTGCAGTCGGTGTTGGCGTCCTTCGCCCGCACCTTGATCTGCACGCTGAACGAGCCCTTGTGTCCGCTGCCTTGGTACGGCTTCGCCAGTCCCTCGCCGTACGACGGCGGATTCGACGACACCCATACCGACGCGCCGGACTCCCCGGACATGTCGACACCGCCCACGCAGGGCGTCGGGGTCTTGCCCGCGCCGTTGTCCACGCAGAAGGCGACATAGATGCCCTTCTCCGTGTTGTAACCGGAGCCGGTGACGGTCACCGTCTCGCCCGCCGGGTCGAGTCCTGACGACTTCGACACGGTGAGTTTCTGGCCGTCGGGGCCCGTCGCCGAGCCGCCCGCGGCGGACGCGGGAACAGCCGTCGGGAAAACGGCAACCGCGGCCGCCAATACGGCCGTCAAAGCAACTCTCCTGCCGCGCAGGCCACTTGGTGATGTCACAGCACACCCCCACCACGAGTTAATAAGGTAAACCTAACCTAAGCTATCGCTCAACTGTGGCGAACCAAGTGCCTGGAGGGGACCGCGATGAAATTGACCGGAACAGCACGGCGGCTCGGCCTGCCCCTGGTTCTCGCCGTGGTGCTGCTCACCGGCGCCTGCGGCGGCGGTACTTCGGGATCCGCCGAGTCGGAGGCCTCGCCCGCCTCCGCGAGCGAGCGTGCCGCGACCGCCGAGAAGCAGCTCGCGAAGAACACGCTCGTGCCGCTGGAGGGCAAGTCGCCGACGCCGGAGCTGCCGGTCACCGTCGACTCCTCCGACGGCCGGAAGGTGACCGTCGAGGACGCCTCGCGCATCCTGCCGCTCAACGGTGGGGTCGCGGAGATCGTGTTCACCCTCGGACTCGGTGACCGCGTCGTCGGGCGGGACATCACCGCCACCTTCGCCGAGGCGAAGGGCCTTCCGCAGGTCACCAAGGCGCACGACGTCAGCGCGGAGAGCGTGTTGTCGCTGAGGCCGACCGTGGTGCTCGCCGACACCGACACCGGGCCCAGCGAGGCCATCGAGCAGATCAGGGACGCCGGGGTGCCCGTCGTGGTGCTCGATCCGGCCACGGAACTCGCCGATGTCACCACCCGTACGACCCGGATCGCCGAGGCCCTCGGTGTGCCCGCAGCCGGAAAGGCGCTCAATGCGCGCATGAGCGACGAACTCGCCGCTGCCCGTGCCGCCGTGCCCAAGGGCAGCAAGCCGAGGGTCGCCTTCCTCTACATGCGCGGCAGCGCGGCCGTCTATCTGATCGGCGGCAAGGGATCCGGCGCCGACTCGCTCATCGAGGCCGCCGGAGCCGTCGACGCGGGCAAGGACGCCGGGTTCGACAAGCCGTTCACGCCCATCACCAGCGAGGCCCTGGTCCGCGCCCAGCCGGACGTGATCCTCATGATGACCAAGGGACTTGAATCCGTCGGAGGCATCGACGGACTCGTCGACATCCCCGGAATCGCCCAGACCCCGGCCGGGATGAACCGCCGGGTCGTGGACCTGGAGGACGGTGTCCTGCTCGGCTTTGGCCCGCGCACCCCCCTCGTCATCGACATCCTGGTGGACCGCCTGCACTAGGGTCTGTCCGGCGGATCAGGCCGGCTGCGAGAACGGTGCAGATGTGCGTGCCAGAACCCGCGACGCCGGCATGATCCGCCGGGCAGGCCCTAGAGCTGACGGCGCTTCCTGGCCGGGCCCGCTCGCGACGCGTAACGTGACAGGGCATGAAGATCCTCATCAGCGCCGACATGGAGGGCGCCACGGGGGTGACCTGGCCGGCCGACGTGCTGCCGGGCACCGCGCAGTGGGAGCGCTGCCGCTCGATGTTCACCTCGGACGTCAACGCCGCCGTCCTGGGCTTCTACGACGGTGGCGCCGACGAGGTCCTGATCAACGAGGCGCACTGGACCATGCGCAACCTCCTGCTCGAAAAGCTCGACGAACGGGCCGAGATGCTCACCGGGCGGCACAAGTCCCTGTCCATGGTGGAGGGTGTGCAGCACGGCGACGTCGACGGCATCGCCTTCATCGGCTACCACGCGGGCGCCGGCATGGAGGGCGTCCTCGCCCACACCTACCTCGCCAACTCCATCACCGGGGTGTGGCTCAACGACGTACGGGCGAGCGAGGGGCTGCTCAACGCCCATGTGGTCGCCGAGTACGGGGTACCGGTCGTGCTGGTCACCGGCGACGACCTGGCCTGCGAGGACGCGCTCGGCTATGCGCCCGAGGCGCCCAAGGTCGCCGTCAAGGACCATGTCTCGCGGTACGCCGCCATCTGCCGTACGCCGAACCGGACCTTCGCCGACATCCGGGGCGCCGCCAAGGAGGCGGCGGCTCTGGCGGTCCGGCACGAGCCGGTCAGGGGCGGGCCGTTCACCGTCGCCGTGGAGTTCGACGCCGAGCATCTGTCGATGGCCGCGACCGTGGTGCCCGGTGTGGAGCGGATCGGGGAGCGGAAGGTGGCGTACACCAGCGGGACCATGTACGAGGGGATCCGGACCTTCAAGACGGTCACCACGATCGTCTCGGCTGCGGTGGAGGAGCAGTATGGCTGACCGGCAGGCACTGGACGAGGTCGTGACGTTCACGTCCGAGCTCATCCGGATCGACACCACCAACCGGGGCGGGGGTGACTGCCAGGAGCGGCCCGCCGCCGAGTACGCCGCCGCCCGGCTGGCGGAGGTGGGGCTCACGCCCACCCTGCTGGAGCGCACCAAGGGCCGTACCAACGTCGTCGCCCGCATCGAGGGCAGCGACCCCTCCGCGGACGCGCTGCTGCTGCACGGTCATCTGGACGTGGTGCCCGCCGAGGCTCGGGACTGGAGCGTGCACCCCTTCTCGGGGGAAATCCGTGACGGGGTCGTCTGGGGGCGCGGGGCCGTCGACATGAAGAACATGGACGCGATGATCCTCGCCGTCGCCCGCTTCTGGGCCCGCCAAGGAGTGAAGCCCCGGCGGGACATCGTGATCGCGTTCACCGCGGACGAGGAGGCGAGCGCCGAGGACGGGTCCGGCTTTCTCGCCGACCGGCATCCCGGGTTGTTCGAGGGCTGCACCGAGGGCGTCAGCGAGTCCGGGGCGTTCACCTTCCACGACGGCTCCGGACGGGAGCTGTACCCGATCGCGGCCGGTGAGCGGGGGACCGGCTGGCTGAAGCTCACCGCGCGGGGGCGGGCCGGGCACGGTTCCAAGGTCAACCGGGACAACGCGGTGACCCGCCTCGCCGCCGCCATCGCCCGGATCGGCGACCACGAGTGGCCGCTCAGACTGACCCCGACCGTGCGAGCCGCGCTCACCGAACTCGCCGCCGTGTACCGCGTCGCGCCCGACCTGGACGACGTGGACGGGCTGCTGAAGAAGCTCGGCCCGGCCGCCTCCCTGGTCGAGGCCACCGTCCGCAACAGCGCCAACCCGACCATGCTGGACGCCGGTTACAAGGTGAACGTCATCCCGGGGGAGGCCGTCGCCTACGTCGACGGACGCTATCTGCACGGCGCCGAGGAGGAGTTCCGCACGACCCTTGACCTGCTCACCGGACCTGACGTGGAGTGGGAGTTCCACCATCGGGAGGTGGCCCTCCAGGCGCCGGTGGACTCGCCGACGTTCGCGAAAATGCGGGCCGCCGTGGAGGAGTTCGCGCCGCAGGGGCATGTCGTGCCCTACTGCATGTCCGGCGGCACCGACGCCAAGCAGTTCTCGCGCCTCGGCATCACCGGGTACGGTTTCGCGCCGCTGAAGCTGCCCGAGGGCTTCGACTACCAGGCCCTCTTCCACGGCGTCGACGAACGCGTCCCGGTCGAGGCACTGCACTTCGGCGTCCGGGTCCTGGACCGCTTCCTGCGGACGGCCTAGGCGAGTTGGGGGAGAACGTGCACAAGCTGCCGTACGGTTCCTGGCCCTCGCCCATCGACGCGGCCCTCGCCGCCGCGCACGACGGGCACCCCGAGTACGTGGGCTTCGTCGGGGACGAGGTGTGGTGGACCGAGCCACGCCCGACCGAGGGCGGCCGGCGCACCCTGGTCCGCCGCCGCGCCGACGGCACCCAGGAGTCGGTGCTGCCGCCACCGTGGAACGTACGCAGCCGGGTCATCGAGTACGGCGGTCAGCCCTGGGCCGGGGCCGAAGTGGACGGCGAACCGCTGGTGGTGTTCGTCGACTTCGCCGACCAGCGGCTGTACCGGTACCGGCCCGGCGGCGAACCCCGCCCGCTCACCCCGCTCTCCCCGGTGGGCGGCGGACTGCGCTGGGCCGACCCGCAGTTGCTGCTCGACCGGGGTGAAGTGTGGTGCGTACTGGAGGAGTTCACCGGCGACGGGCCGACCGATGTGCGGCGCGTCCTGGCCGCCGTACCGCTGGACGGGTCGGGTGCCGCGGACCGGGACGCCGTGCGTGAACTCAGCGACGATGCCCATCGGTTCGTCACCGGGCCGCGGCTCTCGCCGGATGGGCGGCGTGCGGCCTGGCTGGCCTGGGACCATCCTCGGATGCCGTGGGACGGGACCGAGCTGCTCGTCGCGGACGTCGGAGCCGGACTGTCCGGCGCGCGGACCGTCGCGGGCGGGCCCGAGGAGTCGATCGCCCAGGCCGACTGGGCGCCCGACGGCTCCCTGCTGTACGCCGGCGACCGCACCGGCTGGTGGAACCTGTACCGCGACGGCACGCCCCTGTGTCCGCGCGAGGAGGAGTTCGGCGGACCGCTCTGGAAGCTCGGCCACCGCTGGTTCGCCCCGCTGGACAACGGCCTGATCGCCGTCGTGCACGGCCGGGGTGCCACCGCGCTCGGGATACTGGACCCCGAGACCGGCGAGCTCGTCGACGCGGCCGGCCCCTGGACCGAGTTCACGCCCACCCTCGCGGTGCACGGCGAGCGCGTGGTCGCCGTCGGCGCCAGCCCACGCAGCGCCCACGAGGTGGTCGAGCTGGACACCCGGACCGGCCGGGCCCGGGTGATCGGCGCCGCGCACGACGACCCGGTGGACCCCGCCTACTATCCCGAGCCCCAGATCCGCACGTTCACCGGACCGGCCGGACGCGAGATCCACGCGCACGTCTACCCGCCCCACAACCCCGGCTGCGTCGCCCCCGACGGCCGGCCCGCGCCGTACGTCGTGTGGGCGCACGGTGGTCCAACCGGGCGGGCGCCGCTCGTACTGGACCTGGAGATCGCCTACTTCACCTCGCGCGGCATCGGTGTCGCCGAGGTCAACTACGGCGGCTCCACCGGATACGGCCGGGAGTACCGCGACCGGCTGCGCGAGCAGTGGGGCCTGGTCGACGTCGAGGACTGCGCGGCCGTCGCGCTGGCCCTCGCCGAGGAGGGCACGGCCGACCGGGACCGGCTCGCGGTGCGCGGCGGCAGCGCGGGCGGCTGGACCGCGGCGGCCTCGCTCGCCACCACCGACGTCTACGCCTGCGGCACGATCATCTACCCCATCCTCGACCTCGCCGCCTGGGCGGACGGCGAGACCCACGACTTCGAGTCGCAGTATCTGGAGAGCCTGGTCGGGCCGCGCGAGGAGGTGCCCGGGCGGTACGCGGAGCGCTCGCCGACCGAGCATGCCGAGCGGATCACCGCGCCGTTCCTGCTTCTCCAAGGCCTCGACGATGTGATCTGCCCGCCCGCGCAGTGCGAACGGTTCCTGGCCCGGATGGCCGGGCGGCGGGTACGGCACGCGTACTTCGCCTTCGAGGGGGAGGGGCACGGCTTCCGGCGGGCGGAGACCATGGTGCGGGTGCTGGAGTCCGAGCTGTCCCTCTACGCTCAGGTGTTCGGGCTCAACCCGCCCGGCATCCCGACTCTGGAGCTCGCCAAGTGAAACCCCTCCTGCGCCCGTCCCGGCTCGCCCCCGGCGCCCGTGTCGCCGTCGTCGCGACCAGCGGGCCGGTGCCCGAGGAGCGGCTCGAGGCCGGGCTCGATGTGCTGCGCGGCTGGGACCTCGACCCGGTGGTGGCACCCCATGTGCTGGACCGGCACCCCGAGTTCGGCTATCTCGCCGGGACGGACGCCGACCGGGCCGGCGACCTCCAGAACGCCTGGTGCGACCCGTCCGTCGACGCCGTGCTGTGCGCCCGCGGCGGTTACGGCGTGCAGCGGATCGTCGACCTGCTCGACTGGGAGGCGATGCGCGCGGCCGGGCCGAAGGTGTTCGTGGGCTTCAGCGATGTCACCGCGCTCCACGAGGCGTTCGCCCAGCGGCTCGGCCTCGCCACGCTGCACGGGCCGATGGCGGCGGGCGTCGACTTCATCAAGAGTCCACGGGCCCAGGAACACCTGAGGGCCACGCTGTTCGCCCCGGAGACGGTCCGCGAGATCGCCTCCGGCGGGCGGGCCCTGGTGCCGGGGCGGGCGCGCGGCGTGACTCTGGGCGGCTGTCTGTGCCTGCTCGCCGCGGAGGTGGGTGCCCCGCACGCCCGGCCGTCCGCGCGAGGCGGGCTGCTGTGCCTGGAGGACGTGGGGGAGGAGACGTACCGCATCGACCGGTACCTCACCCAACTCCTGCGCGCGGGCTGGTTCGACGGGGTGCGCGGGGTGCTGCTGGGCTCCTGGCAGGAGTGCGATCCCTATGAGCGGCTGCGCCCTTTGCTCGTCGACCGGCTCGGCGGGCTCGGTGTCCCCGTGGTGGAGGAGTTCGGGTTCGGGCACTGTGCCGACGCGTTGACGGTCCCGTTCGGGGCCATGGCCGAACTGGACGCCGACGCAGGCACATTGACCCTGGAGGAGCCGGCGCTGCGCTGAACTCCGGTCAAGAAACACCCTTCACGGTGATTGACCTCCTCTGACACGTGTCACACCATGACTTCCGGCCGGTACTTACCGGTCGGTAAGTCGGGTTGTCCTCAGTGTGGAGGTCTCGTGT of the Streptomyces sp. NBC_00287 genome contains:
- a CDS encoding M20/M25/M40 family metallo-hydrolase, translated to MADRQALDEVVTFTSELIRIDTTNRGGGDCQERPAAEYAAARLAEVGLTPTLLERTKGRTNVVARIEGSDPSADALLLHGHLDVVPAEARDWSVHPFSGEIRDGVVWGRGAVDMKNMDAMILAVARFWARQGVKPRRDIVIAFTADEEASAEDGSGFLADRHPGLFEGCTEGVSESGAFTFHDGSGRELYPIAAGERGTGWLKLTARGRAGHGSKVNRDNAVTRLAAAIARIGDHEWPLRLTPTVRAALTELAAVYRVAPDLDDVDGLLKKLGPAASLVEATVRNSANPTMLDAGYKVNVIPGEAVAYVDGRYLHGAEEEFRTTLDLLTGPDVEWEFHHREVALQAPVDSPTFAKMRAAVEEFAPQGHVVPYCMSGGTDAKQFSRLGITGYGFAPLKLPEGFDYQALFHGVDERVPVEALHFGVRVLDRFLRTA
- a CDS encoding S66 peptidase family protein, translated to MKPLLRPSRLAPGARVAVVATSGPVPEERLEAGLDVLRGWDLDPVVAPHVLDRHPEFGYLAGTDADRAGDLQNAWCDPSVDAVLCARGGYGVQRIVDLLDWEAMRAAGPKVFVGFSDVTALHEAFAQRLGLATLHGPMAAGVDFIKSPRAQEHLRATLFAPETVREIASGGRALVPGRARGVTLGGCLCLLAAEVGAPHARPSARGGLLCLEDVGEETYRIDRYLTQLLRAGWFDGVRGVLLGSWQECDPYERLRPLLVDRLGGLGVPVVEEFGFGHCADALTVPFGAMAELDADAGTLTLEEPALR
- a CDS encoding prolyl oligopeptidase family serine peptidase, whose product is MGENVHKLPYGSWPSPIDAALAAAHDGHPEYVGFVGDEVWWTEPRPTEGGRRTLVRRRADGTQESVLPPPWNVRSRVIEYGGQPWAGAEVDGEPLVVFVDFADQRLYRYRPGGEPRPLTPLSPVGGGLRWADPQLLLDRGEVWCVLEEFTGDGPTDVRRVLAAVPLDGSGAADRDAVRELSDDAHRFVTGPRLSPDGRRAAWLAWDHPRMPWDGTELLVADVGAGLSGARTVAGGPEESIAQADWAPDGSLLYAGDRTGWWNLYRDGTPLCPREEEFGGPLWKLGHRWFAPLDNGLIAVVHGRGATALGILDPETGELVDAAGPWTEFTPTLAVHGERVVAVGASPRSAHEVVELDTRTGRARVIGAAHDDPVDPAYYPEPQIRTFTGPAGREIHAHVYPPHNPGCVAPDGRPAPYVVWAHGGPTGRAPLVLDLEIAYFTSRGIGVAEVNYGGSTGYGREYRDRLREQWGLVDVEDCAAVALALAEEGTADRDRLAVRGGSAGGWTAAASLATTDVYACGTIIYPILDLAAWADGETHDFESQYLESLVGPREEVPGRYAERSPTEHAERITAPFLLLQGLDDVICPPAQCERFLARMAGRRVRHAYFAFEGEGHGFRRAETMVRVLESELSLYAQVFGLNPPGIPTLELAK
- a CDS encoding M55 family metallopeptidase, with translation MKILISADMEGATGVTWPADVLPGTAQWERCRSMFTSDVNAAVLGFYDGGADEVLINEAHWTMRNLLLEKLDERAEMLTGRHKSLSMVEGVQHGDVDGIAFIGYHAGAGMEGVLAHTYLANSITGVWLNDVRASEGLLNAHVVAEYGVPVVLVTGDDLACEDALGYAPEAPKVAVKDHVSRYAAICRTPNRTFADIRGAAKEAAALAVRHEPVRGGPFTVAVEFDAEHLSMAATVVPGVERIGERKVAYTSGTMYEGIRTFKTVTTIVSAAVEEQYG
- a CDS encoding heme/hemin ABC transporter substrate-binding protein, whose protein sequence is MKLTGTARRLGLPLVLAVVLLTGACGGGTSGSAESEASPASASERAATAEKQLAKNTLVPLEGKSPTPELPVTVDSSDGRKVTVEDASRILPLNGGVAEIVFTLGLGDRVVGRDITATFAEAKGLPQVTKAHDVSAESVLSLRPTVVLADTDTGPSEAIEQIRDAGVPVVVLDPATELADVTTRTTRIAEALGVPAAGKALNARMSDELAAARAAVPKGSKPRVAFLYMRGSAAVYLIGGKGSGADSLIEAAGAVDAGKDAGFDKPFTPITSEALVRAQPDVILMMTKGLESVGGIDGLVDIPGIAQTPAGMNRRVVDLEDGVLLGFGPRTPLVIDILVDRLH
- a CDS encoding HtaA domain-containing protein, producing MAKRPGAAVVAGGALLALLGQGTAQAQETQVSGGYASWTLDGGELTLGGSARPAWFQATSGSADPETGDADIELGGTTQLVPSTDTVPPLTLAGLRLRLDGDSGALHTRTAVDGQARELTLAEVKPGETVVRSGGLTWTGLEATLTDEGAALLSQWSGREFASGDGLGRLDVTVGTGVTETTETPEPTPSATTPAPQKTQSATVAPPKASVTSPELPAGSEQTATGEGFQPGEVILVAIDQDTRYQVTADEQGRASLKFPVYVTAVEGEHTVELYSVSGERHATAGFGVRKP